In Toxoplasma gondii ME49 chromosome X, whole genome shotgun sequence, a single genomic region encodes these proteins:
- a CDS encoding hypothetical protein (encoded by transcript TGME49_214740) — translation MDPPARLQSLDQRLGPSPQCGDLAAELEGGPWASCATQIAPQSLSPRRGDSGPRDAPAHTQAQFYDRVGFASRANSHLVPQRELYAHACEPVGLPPTQGIGLSQNCERFFSPNAQTQCGSEHPGAAFHAGAEARPLWREGAGAGLLPGCAASVSLQHLRFNQQRQRAAVFAAMHEAANLPEFYRERSSADAAALPLHPSLAPHPSLAPHQSVAPHQSVAPHQSVGPHPSLAPHQFVGPHPSLSPHQFVAPHSSLAPHPSVAPHQSGVAAFSFPRQDAGQSEGSGWSLPAGTRRGEGDSGPERSETEQQVENEHLGEEGKREEHMHVRGGGKGAKKKGGGETRPRARAPKGRPGVGPALPDPVRHSRDGGGAPPQSLSRPADAEGVNQEACAPFETERDSAGLSRVDDESVASKKSTKHLGLSSLPTRGAETRCGPRGIEKTWPRQEGAEGLACKIGRGSRRGSSESTVSSADWCSLIPDDIYNSFSLLESTSAASTPQLRPTNPIEPQRDRDTHSPPSCRLPLRLPPSSSSSSSSSSSSSSSSSSSSLSSLGARSGARVCPSSRSSTSASEEAAALRAVLSALGESRMKGGARGSSRASSVAVEVPACLAASRTLATFFEHILSVDDFAFMAAKHSPGLPALNPVQRLEALQRLCCSLTAALHAHQALRLDAGMRIGGAFSREAVDSTGCSAPLGPDSLSPLGLLQGAGAPGAETSSRGELWGLTTAVERRRRGGGPSQEAGASGEGARAAEVWRGGISPQNAPIFLRCRQEQLLHQMRKWRSAFPQPFDMEGSSFIPRNLREARVGGEGTGTKIESSRRLASLLVSASPVTDSSQPPPERLRFAGVGLESPAEAGALGARDGERDAVKQPDGEFVGGKVERKGELEAGSRRGEQGVVSHLQRLRAEGETSERGQLEGGFETHGQRRPECQEDSKRQEEHTERTGEQLFSQGSETPGFGVAEVPRVTEVKPEVETGTVNGENKSGGDVERSLKRKKKDRKKRRELSAESDGDVEHKGKKRGREQMRPPTSGGDASDAEGLSRGETDEQVEPKRKRKPRKEADLEPLSPSSVVRRSQVSTDPASPESCNRLSSSLPSGAPQGENLSREEKKKTKFAEASALECRKREKKFFVADSRSRGGEGMGPSSGSFILDANTPRIPRKKTRMLDDLEDEPVAGSVGGQEKRGTRPKSLEEVDPWLTGPAPQKFPESPQARIGDVSVGPTLSPRHGPQPSPPARALPQRPTPHPEFPPASQAAFPRFNRPGPAFGSDREGSQASRWGSGAQRAGRPGDPVSGEVGCQTLTSVGCPKRGEWKGPRPRGFGHQRPPFLPRDGERAAETRDTGQFGAQTRGPFWALPGGGASSAAPEHGPSPQAARGQRLRPSMHLMGQVLCEAAIPPPPPPETPQRGPGRNPSQAHMPPVPFFSSLPCDPRRPPGFFAPFRPPAGRGGQPRGPESAAAVQAEAKERGAFYGRPGAPPQTETHHVGYHGCGSARRDRTRDEEEEEEGEVSDGSGGERDNSAGPAAPGSNTSVGRPGGGAGPHHGHLGYRGARDGGDGRDEEKKEEGEED, via the coding sequence ATGGATCCCCCGGCGCGCCTCCAGAGCCTTGATCAGCGCCTGGGGCCTTCGCCCCAGTGTGGGGACCTCGCGGCTGAGCTCGAGGGCGGACCCTGGGCCTCCTGCGCCACGCAGATCGCCCCACagtccctgtctcctcgccgcggagacagtggcCCTCGAGACGCGCCAGCCCACACACAGGCGCAGTTCTACGACCGCGTGGGTTTCGCCAGTCGCGCGAACAGCCACCTAGTGCCGCAGCGAGAGCTctacgcgcatgcatgcgaaccAGTGGGCCTTCCGCCGACTCAGGGCATCGGCCTCTCGCAGAACTGCgaacgcttcttctcgcccaaCGCCCAGACTCAGTGCGGGTCTGAACACCCAGGTGCAGCGTTTCATGCGGGGGCCGAGGCGAGGCCtctgtggagagaaggcgcaggcgcGGGCCTTCTGCCTGGATGCGCCgccagcgtctctctccagcacCTGCGATTCAAtcaacagagacagagagcagcggTGTTTGCCGCCATGCACGAAGCTGCGAATCTTCCTGAGTTTTATCGAGAACGAAGCAGTGCTGACGccgctgctcttcctcttcatccttctcttgctcctcATCCTTCTCTTGCGCCTCATCAGTCTGTAGCTCCTCATCAGTCTGTAGCTCCTCATCAATCTGTAGGTCCTCATCCTTCTCTTGCGCCTCATCAGTTTGTAGGTCCtcatccttctctctcccctcatCAGTTTGTTGCTCCTCATTCTTCTCTTGCGCCTCATCCGTCTGTAGCTCCTCATCAATCTGGGGTTGCTGCGTTCAGCTTTCCTCGCCAGGACGCGGGTCAAAGTGAAGGAAGCGGCTGGTCGCTCCCCGCGGGGAcgcgcagaggcgaaggagacagtggccccgagagaagcgagacagagcagcAGGTCGAAAACGAGCACCTgggggaagaaggcaagcgagaggagcacatgcatgtgagaggaggcggaaagggggcgaagaagaaaggcggcggagagacgaggccgCGAGCACGAGCGCCGAAAGGGAGGCCGGGCGTAGGGCCTGCTCTTCCGGATCCTGTTCGCCACTCCAGAGACGGTGGCGGAGCTCCGCCTCAGTCTCTCAGCAGGCCTGCAGACGCCGAGGGTGTAAACCAAGAAGCCTGTGCTCCCTTCGAGACTGAAAGGGATTCCGCAGGGCTCTCTCGAGTCGACGACGAGAGCGTGGCTTCTAAGAAGTCGACCAAGCACCTAGGCTTGAGTTCCCTCCCGACGCGAGGCGCGGAGACTCGCTGTGGACCTCGAGGAATAGAGAAGACCTGGCCTCGccaagaaggcgcagaaggtCTTGCGTGCAAGATAGGTAGGGGTTCAAGGAGAGGATCGTCGGAATCAACTGTCAGCTCTGCAGACTGGTGTTCTCTGATCCCGGACGATATCTACaactcgttctctctgcttgaaTCCACTTCAGCCGCCTCCACCCCCCAGCTGCGTCCTACAAACCCGATCGAACCTCAGAGAGACCGCGACACCCACAGTCCACCGTCCTGTCGCTtacctctccgtctcccgccctcctcttcttcctcttcttcctcttcttcgtcgtcttcctcttcttcctcttcttcgtctctctcttctttagGTGCGAGGTCGGGTGCGCGCGTttgtccttcctctcgttcgtcgACGTCGGCGAGTgaagaggcggcggcgctcCGCGCTGTCTTGTCTGCTCTCGGAGAAAGTCGCATGAAGGGGGGCGCCCGAggcagctcgcgagcttcgtCTGTCGCTGTGGAAGTCCCCGCGTGTCTAGCGGCTTCTCGCACTCTGGCGACTTTCTTTGAGCACATCCTGTCGGTCGACGACTTCGCTTTCATGGCCGCGAAACACAGCCCGGGTCTACCGGCGCTGAATCCCGTCCAGCGTCTCGAGGCTCTCCAGCGACTCTGCTGTTCGCTCACGGCAGCGCTACATGCTCACCAGGCGCTACGGCTCGACGCGGGCATGCGAATCGGCGGAGCTTTCTCCCGAGAGGCAGTGGACTCAACTGGGTGTTCTGCTCCTCTAGGACCCGAcagcctgtctccgctggGTCTCCTCCAAGGCGCGGGTGCGCCTGGAGCGGAGACGAGCTCGCGAGGTGAGTTGTGGGGCCTCACGACCGCGGTCGAGAGACGGCGCCGCGGCGGCGGGCCCAGCCAGGAGGCTGGCGCGTCGGGCGAGGGTGCGAGGGCCGCAGAGGTCTGGCGAGGAGGGATTTCTCCTCAGAATGCGCCGATTTTTTTGCGGTGTCGACAGGAACAGCTTCTGCATCAAATGCGAAAGTGGCGCTCGGCCTTCCCGCAGCCATTCGACATGGAAGGGTCCAGCTTCATCCCGCGGAATCTGAGAGAAGCTCGAGTTGGAGGCGAAGGGACCGGAACGAAGATCGAGTCTTCCAGGCGCCTCGCGTCGCTGCTCGTCTCAGCCTCGCCTGTGACCGACTCGTCGCAGCCGCCTCCGGAGAGACTGAGGTTTGCAGGCGTCGGCCTGGAGTCGCCAGCTGAGGCTGGGGCCTTGGGAGCTCGAGACGGAGAACGAGACGCCGTGAAACAACCTGATGGAGAATTTGTAGGCGGCAAAGTCGAGCGGAAGGGGGAACTTGAAGCCGGTTCCCGAAGAGGCGAACAGGGCGTGGTGTCTCACCTCCAGAGGCTTCGCGCGGAAGGCGAGACCTCAGAGAGGGGTCAGCTGGAAGGGGGCTTTGAAACGCATGGGCAGCGTCGCCCTGAGTGTCAGGAGGACAGCAAGAGGCAGGAGGAACACACGGAGCGAACAGGGGAACAACTATTTTCGCAAGGGAGCGAAACTCCCGGATTCGGCGTGGCTGAAGTCCCCAGAGTTACTGAGGTGAAGCCTGaagtggagacaggaacAGTGAATGGTGAGAATAAGAGCGGGGGCGACGTGGAGCGTTcactgaagaggaagaaaaaggataggaagaagcggcgcgAGTTGTCTGCAGAGTCTGACGGCGACGTGGAACACAAGGGCAAGAAGCGCGGTCGGGAACAAATGCGGCCTCCGACCTCCGGAGGAGATGCGTCGGACGCCGAGGGTTTGTCTCggggggagacagacgagcaGGTCGAGCCCAAGCGGAAGCGTAAaccaagaaaagaagctgaTCTCGAGCCCCTTTCTCCGTCGTCAGTGGTGAGGCGCTCTCAGGTCTCCACAGATCCTGCGAGTCCGGAGTCGTGTAaccgcctctcttcctctcttccctcgggGGCGCCCCAGGGCGAGAACCTGTcgcgcgaagagaagaagaagaccaagTTCGCGGAGGCTTCAGCCCTCGagtgcagaaagagagagaagaagttcTTCGTTGCCGACTCCCGAAGTCGAGGGGGCGAAGGAATGGGCCCGAGTTCGGGGTCCTTTATTCTCGACGCGAACACTCCACGAATTCCCCGAAAGAAAACCAGAATGCTCGATGACTTGGAAGATGAGCCAGTCGCGGGATCCGTTGGGGGCcaagagaaaagggggaCGCGCCCGAAAAGCCTTGAGGAAGTCGATCCGTGGCTCACGGGCCCTGCACCGCAGAAGTTCCCCGAGTCGCCGCAGGCGCGAATCGGCGATGTCTCCGTCGGTCCTACTCTCTCCCCTCGACACGGTCCCCAGCCGAGCCCCCCCGCTCGTGCGCTCCCTCAGCGCCCTACGCCACACCCAGAGTTTCCGCCCGCGTCGCAAGCTGCCTTTCCACGCTTCAACCGGCCTGGCCCGGCGTTCGGCTCCGACCGCGAGGGCAGCCAGGCGTCGCGGTGGGGCAGTGGAGCCCAACGGGCCGGTCGACCCGGAGACCCTGTCTCCGGGGAGGTCGGCTGTCAGACGCTGACGAGTGTTGGGTGCCCGAAGCGGGGCGAGTGGAAGGGCCCTCGCCCTCGAGGTTTCGGCCACCAGCGGCCGCCGTTCCTCCCGCGTGACGGCGAGAGGGCGGCCGAGACCCGCGACACCGGACAGTTTGGCGCCCAGACCCGCGGGCCCTTTTGGGCTCTGCCCGGCGGCGGGGCGAGTTCCGCCGCCCCCGAGCATGGGCCTTCGCCCCAAGCAGCCAGGGGCCAGCGCCTGCGCCCGTCGATGCACCTCATGGGCCAAGTCCTCTGTGAAGCTGCGATTCCGCCGCCACCGCCCCCCGAGACGCCTCAGCGCGGGCCAGGACGAAACCCAAGCCAGGCGCACATGCCGCCtgtccctttcttctcttctctcccctgcgACCCACGGCGCCCTCCCGGATTCTTCGCGCCCTTCCGGCCGCCGGCGGGGCGCGGAGGGCAGCCCCGGGGCCCAGAGAGTGCGGCGGCCGTGCAGGccgaagcgaaggagagaggagcctTCTACGGAAGGCCCGGCGCGCCCCCTCAGACGGAGACTCACCATGTGGGGTACCACGGCTGTGGTTCTGCGCGGAGAGACCGGACGcgggacgaggaggaagaggaagagggcgaggTCTCCGACGGGAGTggtggcgagagagacaacagcgCGGGGCCTGCCGCGCCTGGAAGCAATACGTCCGTTGGAAGGCCAGGCGGCGGCGCAGGCCCCCACCATGGGCATCTGGGGTATCGTGGGGCgcgcgacggaggagacggaagagatgaagagaagaaagaagaaggagaagaagactga